A single region of the Zootoca vivipara chromosome 2, rZooViv1.1, whole genome shotgun sequence genome encodes:
- the LOC118080551 gene encoding NACHT, LRR and PYD domains-containing protein 3 isoform X3 → MVMKSGGGAMMQDYLLDALEDLGQEDFEKFKFKLRIAAAPGGKNIPLGRMEKATREKMVDLLVEFYVEEAAALMITIFEDIGLKYNASKLSKEIGKQVQDYKKKYAEDVKEEYLLTEDRNSLFGESTPLNARYIELLIIKKHRPQKQREHELVATGRLHMEVLETRSSDYSSTDIQSLFEPDESGIAPRTVVLQGPAGIGKTMTVQKIMLGWAAGELYQDVFDYVFCFRCRELSLAEDTISLADLIVDQCQDMYAPVKGILAHPEKLLFIIDGYDEFCCSLELIGDSFCDDPYSKVSIQGVLSSLLRKKLLPKSYLLITTRPGAAERLHGCLKFPRFAEILGFTEKGRREYFSKFFKDDQKANLALRFIENTDAVSTICFIPMVCWIICSVIRVELETEDEIADTLDTTTKVFVQFSHNLLKHESAKWKNSSLNELGRLCSLARAGILGQKVLFEEQDLEEHNLEVSPLKDLFLDKRPFQRGIGQHNLYSFLHLCFQEFFAAMWYILQKDSMEVSDNSMGDLKTLLAECEKPGNEHLTLTVCFIFGLSSEKVRIFLDQTLQCKTSDLVKPLLLQRAAEVATEEPPRKGHCLLKFFHCLFETQEAEFAECVMHHFQNIDLSFQTLSVLDCRVLAFCLQHSKIEDHSIDLTFCRLKSYHIRALAPGIKNCTTLNFGSNKLGNSGVHVLCATLKELDCNVTTLNLDENYLTDACAQELCNILSTRHTLSTLNLQNNSFSEVSVPFIRHLMETCPSLSFLRLESNGFGEKGRKRLKQQEKKITKSGRPFLLWL, encoded by the exons ATGGTGATGAAGTCAGGAGGAGGAGCCATGATGCAGGACTACCTACTAGATGCCTTAGAGGACCTTGGCCAAGAAGATTTTGAGAAGTTTAAGTTTAAGTTGCGTATTGCAGCAGCTCCCGGGGGTAAGAATATTCCACTTGGACGGATGGAGAAGGCAACTCGGGAGAAGATGGTGGACCTTCTGGTTGAGTTTTATGTGGAGGAGGCTGCTGCCCTGATGATAACTATTTTTGAAGACATTGGTCTCAAGTACAATGCTTCTAAACTCAGCAAGG agaTTGGGAAGCAAGTTCAAG ATTACAAAAAAAAGTATGCTGAGGATGTGAAGGAAGAATACTTGCTAACAGAGGACAGAAACAGCCTCTTTGGTGAGAGCACCCCATTAAATGCCCGTTACATAGAGTTACTTATCATCAAAAAACACCGGCCTCAGAAGCAGAGGGAACATGAATTGGTTGCTACTGGCAGGCTGCACATGGAGGTCTTGGAAACTCGCAGTTCAGATTATTCATCAACTGATATACAAAGCCTTTTTGAACCTGATGAATCGGGAATAGCCCCAAGAACCGTGGTGTTGCAAGGACCTGCTGGTATTGGTAAAACGATGACCGTGCAGAAGATTatgctgggctgggctgctgGGGAGCTGTACCAGGATGTCTTTGACTACGTGTTCTGCTTTCGCTGCAGAGAACTAAGCCTTGCTGAAGATACCATCAGCCTGGCTGACCTTATTGTAGATCAGTGTCAAGACATGTATGCCCCAGTGAAAGGGATTTTAGCCCACCCTGAAAAGCTGCTTTTCATCATTGATGGCTATGATGAGTTTTGTTGCTCCTTAGAGCTCATAGGAGACAGTTTCTGTGATGATCCTTATTCAAAGGTGTCCATACAGGGTGTTCTGAGCAGCTTGTTGAGAAAGAAGCTTTTGCCCAAATCCTACCTGTTAATCACCACAAGGCCTGGTGCTGCAGAGAGGCTGCATGGGTGCTTGAAGTTTCCAAGATTTGCTGAGATCCTTGGATTCACTGAGAAAGGTCGTCGTGAATATTTTTCCAAGTTCTTTAAAGATGATCAGAAAGCCAACCTAGCACTGAGATTCATTGAAAATACTGATGCAGTGTCCACCATCTGCTTCATCCCCATGGTGTGTTGGATCATCTGCTCTGTCATCAGAGTTGAACTGGAAACTGAAGACGAGATTGCAGACACCTTGGACACCACAACAAAAGTCTTTGTACAGTTTTCTCACAATCTTCTTAAGCATGAGTCTgcgaaatggaaaaattcctctCTGAATGAGCTCGGAAGACTCTGTTCCTTGGCACGGGCTGGCATCCTGGGACAGAAAGTTCTCTTTGAGGAGCAGGATCTTGAGGAACATAATTTAGAGGTTTCTCCTCTTAAAGACCTCTTTCTAGACAAAAGACCATTCCAGAGGGGGATTGGCCAGCACAATCTGTACAGTTTTCTCCATCTTTGCTTCCAGGAGTTTTTTGCTGCCATGTGGTATATTCTGCAGAAGGACTCAATGGAAGTTTCAGATAACAGTATGGGGGACTTGAAGACACTTTTAGCTGAGTGTGAGAAGCCAGGCAATGAGCATTTGACATTAACAGTATGCTTCATATTTGGCCTGAGCAGTGAAAAGGTGCGCATCTTTCTTGATCAAACTCTGCAGTGCAAGACATCTGACCTTGTGAAGCCCCTCTTGCTTCAGAGAGCAGCTGAAGTGGCAACTGAGGAGCCTCCTCGAAAAGGTCATTGCCTGCTGAAGTTTTTCCACTGTCTGTTTGAGACCCAGGAAGCAGAATTTGCAGAGTGTGTGATGCATCATTTCCAGAATATTGACCTTTCTTTCCAGACACTCTCGGTGTTGGACTGCAGGGTTCTGGCGTTCTGCTTGCAGCACAGTAAAATCGAGGATCACTCCATTGATCTAACGTTTTGCAGGCTGAAGTCTTACCACATCAGAGCTTTGGCTCCAGGAATAAAAAACTGTACAACTTTAAA cTTTGGAAGTAACAAACTTGGAAACTCGGGAGTGCATGTTCTCTGTGCCACTCTGAAGGAACTAGACTGTAATGTGACTACTCTAAA TCTTGATGAGAATTACCTCACAGATGCTTGCGCCCAAGAACTTTGCAATATTCTGAGCACCAGACACACACTCAGCACCCTAAACCTTCAGAACAACTCCTTCTCAGAGGTTTCTGTGCCTTTCATCCGCCACCTCATGGAGACCTGCCCCAGCCTGTCTTTTCTGCG gtTGGAAAGTAATGGATTTggtgaaaaaggaaggaaacGCTTGAAACAGCAAGAGAAAAAGATAACTAAGTCAGGACGTCCTTTTTTGTTGTGGCTGTGA